The Anabaena sp. WA102 genome contains a region encoding:
- the gmk gene encoding guanylate kinase, producing MQVLPTHNGANTKECLPLGKLIVLTGPSGVGKGTLMNEILRRYPELHYSVSATTRSPRPGEINGKNYHFISRSQFEQLVTQGEFLEWAEFAGNCYGTPREAVLNHVQAGKLVVLEIELAGARQIRHTFPSALSIFILPPSFAELEKRIRGRGQDAEEAISLRLQRAEEEIVAANEFDIKIINDDFEQAVKEIEKAIFE from the coding sequence ATGCAAGTCTTACCTACCCATAATGGTGCAAATACGAAAGAATGTCTGCCTCTGGGCAAACTAATTGTTTTAACCGGTCCGAGTGGAGTCGGCAAAGGTACATTAATGAATGAAATTCTCCGGCGTTATCCAGAATTGCATTATTCAGTATCTGCAACGACTCGTTCTCCCCGTCCGGGAGAAATCAATGGTAAAAACTATCACTTTATTAGTCGGAGTCAGTTTGAACAGTTAGTTACTCAAGGCGAATTTTTAGAATGGGCAGAATTTGCTGGTAACTGTTATGGTACACCCCGTGAGGCTGTGCTGAATCACGTTCAAGCTGGTAAGTTGGTGGTGCTAGAAATTGAGTTAGCAGGAGCAAGACAAATTCGTCATACCTTTCCTAGCGCTCTCAGTATCTTTATTTTACCACCTTCATTTGCAGAATTAGAAAAGCGGATACGCGGGCGCGGACAAGATGCGGAAGAGGCTATTTCTCTTCGTTTGCAACGTGCTGAAGAGGAAATTGTCGCTGCTAACGAATTTGATATAAAAATTATCAATGATGATTTTGAGCAAGCTGTAAAGGAAATAGAGAAGGCGATTTTTGAATAA
- the remA gene encoding extracellular matrix/biofilm regulator RemA — MEIQLINIGFGNIVSANRVVAIVSPESAPIKRIITDARDRGQLVDATYGRRTRAVIITDSSHVILSAIQPETVANRFVISRDHHVVDN, encoded by the coding sequence ATGGAAATTCAATTAATCAATATCGGTTTTGGTAATATCGTCTCTGCCAACAGAGTCGTTGCCATCGTTAGTCCAGAATCTGCTCCCATTAAACGGATTATTACCGATGCTAGGGATAGAGGTCAATTAGTTGATGCTACCTATGGAAGACGGACTAGGGCAGTGATTATTACTGATTCTAGTCATGTTATTCTCTCCGCGATTCAGCCAGAAACAGTAGCCAATCGGTTTGTCATTTCTCGTGATCATCATGTTGTAGATAATTAA